GAGAGGTGAAGTCGACGAAGTGTTGCCGGAAAATATCGTCCAGGTGCTCGGCGTAGACGATTACGTGAGCCGCTCCTACGTCGGCCCCGAGGCTCCCGTGCACTTTTATGCCAGCTATTTTGCCACCACCTGGGGAGGAAAAAGCTACCATTCCCCGCGAAACTGCATGCCTGGATCCGGCTGGGATGTGGCCCGTCTCGAGGTGGTCCCCCTCACCTTTACCAATCCTCACCCTCACACGGTGGAAGTCAGCCGCATGCTGATGCAAAAAGGAGCGGAACACCAAGTCGTTCTGTACTGGTACCAGGGCCGAGGCCGCATCATGCCCACGGAATATTCCGAACGCATCTTCCGAGTCATCGATTCCCTGTTCCATCAGCGTACCGACGGAGCCTTTGTACGTATCATCGTGCCTGTCCATGACAACCGTATGGATAAGGCCATGGACACGGCCGTGGATTTTGCACAGCACATTATTCCCATAATGCATAAATACCTCCCAAAGTAACAAATCATTGAGTCATTGAGTTATTGAGTCATTAAGTCATAAAGTCATTAAGTCATTAAGTCATTGAGTGATTGAGTCGTTGGGTCATTGGGTCATTGAGTCATTAAGTCATTAAGTCATTGAGTCATTAAGTCATTAAGTCATTGAGAGATTGAGTCGTTGGGTCATTGAGTCGTTGGGTCATTGAGTCGTTGGGTCGTTGAGTCGTTGGGTCGTTGAGTCGTTGGGTCGTTGAGTCGTTGGGTCGTTGAGTCGTTGAGTCTATAAGTGGTTCGGTCGTGGAGTCGTTAAGGGGGTAAGTGGTTGAGTCATAGAGGCGGGGGGATGGGGTGAATGGGACGGGGCGAAGGGCACCAAGAGCCTCTGTAAGATCATTTGAGGATCTTCATGTTTGGAAGCTTGTAAGAAATTTGAGACAAAAGATTTATGAGGCCTCAGAGGCGTTTCCGCACGCAGAAAGATATCTCTTGGTCAAACAAATTCGTAGGGCTGCCATCTCGGCGACGGCAAACATTGCAGAGGGATTTGGACGGTTTC
The nucleotide sequence above comes from Desulfosoma sp.. Encoded proteins:
- a CDS encoding four helix bundle protein; translation: MNGTGRRAPRASVRSFEDLHVWKLVRNLRQKIYEASEAFPHAERYLLVKQIRRAAISATANIAEGFGRFHYQENIQFCRQARGSLFELVDHLITARDQGYIQDDAFNALKAQTYECIKVLNAYIASIDRHRQTTQ
- a CDS encoding exosortase C-terminal domain/associated protein EpsI, whose protein sequence is MKAGVDFPERGSDAPAEKATPGPALEGEKAFSNKLPEGGAGHLRPWLLCTLFLICALLIQTIGHGKPVPLPRPLSDFPRSVGPWRGEVDEVLPENIVQVLGVDDYVSRSYVGPEAPVHFYASYFATTWGGKSYHSPRNCMPGSGWDVARLEVVPLTFTNPHPHTVEVSRMLMQKGAEHQVVLYWYQGRGRIMPTEYSERIFRVIDSLFHQRTDGAFVRIIVPVHDNRMDKAMDTAVDFAQHIIPIMHKYLPK